TATCTCCTCATTTCTCCCATTTCCTTTCTCATTACTTATTACTTACTACTCAATTAACTACTCTTTTAACCAAGGTTTCATAGAGTTTTCCCAAGAGCAAATTTCTTCTTCACTAAACCATAAGCTAATCTCTCTTTGGGCGGTTTCAATGGCATCTGAACCGTGAATAATATTACGTCCGATCTCAATCCCGAAATCACCTCTAATAGTACCGGGTTCGGCGGCTAAAGGATCAGTTGCACCAATTAATTTACGAGCAGAAGCCACAACCCCTTCTCCTTGCCAAACCATTGCTACTACGGGAGAGGAAACAATAAACTCCACTAAGCTATTGAAAAAGGGTCTTTCTTTGTGAACATCGTAATGTTTTTCGGCTAACTCACGGGATACCTGCATGAGTTTTAATCCCGCGAGGGTAAAGCCTTTTTGTTCAAAACGTTTGATAATTTCCCCAACTAAGTTACGTTGTACGCCGTCGGGTTTGATCATAATAAAAGTACGTTCCACGAGATTCTCCTGAATTTATATATAAATTATCTTTCCCTAGAAAAGATTAACCTAAGATGGTAAATTAATGAAGAATTAAAAATAAAATTCTCAACTATTATTCACTACCTAAAACTTCAAATTTCAAATCTTGATTATGCCTTTAGTTAATCTTGACACTTTAATAGAAAAGGCGATCGCCTCTCAAGTAGTTAGCTTTCCTACCGATACATTACCAGCTTTAGCGGTCAAACCTAGTCATAGTGAATTAATTTTTGAATTAAAGCAAAGGAGTTTAGAAAAACCTTTAATCTTAATGACAAGCAGTATTGAAGAAATTTGGCAATATGTAAAAGGCACACCTGAAGAATTAAACATTTGGCAAAATTTGGCTCAACAACACTTACCCGGTGCATTAACCATGGTTTTACCTGCATCAGACAAGATTCCTCCCACCATGAATCCTCTTAATCCTCATAGTATTGGTGTTAGAGTTCCCAAAGATGCGATCGCACAGGAAATATTAGGAAAAACAGGGGCATTAGCTACCACCAGTGCCAATCTCTCAGGAGAATCAGCGTTAACAGATATGTATGATATTGCAGATAAATTTCCTTCTGTTTATGCCTTAGAGGTGAAAAACCTGAAAATTTCTGGTATTGCTTCCACAGTAGTTAAATGGACAGGTTCAGATTGGCAAATTCTTCGTCAAGGGCAAATCAGTATTGATAATTAGAGGTTGTAAAAAGAGACAAACCCCTCTTTATCCCAGAGCTATTTCATTTTCGAGAAAGAAAAAAGAGCGGGAGATAAGGGGAGGGGGAGATGGGGGGATTTTTGACTTGCAGATTTTAAGTAATAGTAAAAAATCTTAAAACAATCAATTAATCATTTTAAATTATCAAAACTCATTACTTATTACTCGTTACTCATTACTCTCTCTTAACCAAAAATTTTAGAATGAAACAGCCCTGCCTCTCGAGGGGGGAGGGGAAGAGGGTAAATTTAACTCTGCTGAGGTTCAACTAGATTTTCTTTGCCTTCTATGACATGGGCAGAAATAATTTTGTCTTCGGCGGTTAATTTTTCTAATACATCTGCTCCTTCAGTAACATAACCAAATACAGCAAAACGTCCATCCATTAGATTGTATCCCGGTGGTGTTACCTCTGTATCAAACTTAAAGAAGAAAAATTGAGATGAACCCCCATTAGGATCTGTACTAGGACGAGCTAAAGCTACCGCACCATAAGCGTTAAATGGTAATACAGGTTGAGCTAAGTACATTCCTACATCTTCAGTGGTAAAACCATAAAGAGGTTCTGATTCTCCTTTCACTAAAACTTCGAGGGGAATAGCTCTATATTTGTTAGTATCTGGGTCTATAAAACCAACTTCTTCGCCTTCTGGATCTCCTGTTTGCAACACATAATAATCTTCTGCACGGATGAAGGGTAAACCATCATAGAATTTACGCTCTACCAAATCAACAAAATTTCCTCCCGTCACAGGAGCGCTATAACCATCGACAACAATGGTTAAATTGCCTTGAGTCGTTTCAACTTCTACTGTAGCTCTTCCTAAAAGTTGAGGTAAATTGGCGTATTCTTCAGGTACAGTAAAAGGGTAGCCTGTTACCATATCTTCTTCTAATTCAGTTATATTATCCAGAATTCTGGCTCTGGTCAGATATACTTGCTCTTTATCTTGTTTTTCTACCAATTCTTGAAGTTTTGCCACATCTTCAGTAATAGCAGTAACTAATTCCTTGGCTTTGGGCTGTAGTTCTTCGGGTACACTTTGTACTAAATCATCTTGATGAAGTTTGAGCAAGAAAGCCGCATTACGAACGTCTTTTTCTACTGGCGCCCAACGTTTTGCTCTCAAATTTCGGGATATTTTTTCAATATCTCCTTGAATTTGTCTGATAATATCATTATCTATGGGTAAAGCATAACGAAGTATTGCCTCTGGATCGGTGATAGCATCTCCTTGAGCTAAAATTGCTTGAGCAGGATGTAATCCCACTGGATTAATAATAGTAATTATCGCAATTAAAAGTGTAGCGATCGCGCAGCGCCACTTCGTGATCGCATTTTTTAATAAACGTTTCCACCAATTAAGTTTCATGGTTATTGGTTTTATTTTGTTATGAATTCTTCATCTTCAATTATTTCACAAAAAGCAGGTTAATTAATTATAAATTAATAGTTGTAAACTAAAATCCAGAGCCTAACACCTAATACCAATTCTTAAATAATGGCTTGTTTCAAATCAGAACATAAAGATGCGATCGCACTTAAGCCTTCTTCTTGATTACCATTATTCAACTTTTTCACGAAAGCACTACCAACAATAACTCCATCTGCCCCCCAATCCTTAATTTGAGTTGCCTGAGAAGGCTCAGAAATACCAAAACCAACCCCAATGGGCTTATCTGTTACTGTTTTTAATTGAGCAATTAAATCCTTAACTCTACTCTGTACTTCAGAACGTACCCCAGTTACCCCAGTGACACTCACTAAATAGATAAACCCTTGAGATTTCTCAGCAATATGCTTAATGCGTTCCATCGGACTTGTGGGAGCAACTAAAAGGATAACTTCAATGCCTTTTTTTTGTGCAGTATTTAAAAAGCCTTCTGCTTCCTCCAAAGGCAAATCAGGCACAACTAAACCTTTAACACCAGCCTCTGCAATCATTCCCAAAAAATTTTCTGCTCCTCGGTAAAAAATGGGGTTATAGTAAGTAAAAAGAATAATAGGGATTTCAATTTTTCCCTTTAAGTTTCTGACGATTCTTAAAACATCTTCCAAACAAACACCCTTTTTCAAAGCCCTAGTAGCCGCCGCTTGAATCACAGGACCATCAGCCAAAGGATCAGAATAAGGAACACCCAATTCAATAAAATCAGCTCCTTTTTCTACCAAAATCTGAATAGCTTTTTCAGTGGTTGCCAAATTTGGATCACCTGCAGTAATAAAAGGAATTAAAGCACATTTATTTTGTTTTTTTAGTTCAGCAAAACGTTGAGAAATAGAAGACATAGTTAAAAATATTTATTTTTTTTGTAGCTAAAAAGTAATGAGTATAAAAAAAGGGTGATGAGGGGAGGGAGTGAGAAAGTGAAATAGGTTTTTAGGACATTTAGGGTGGTAGGGGTTGAATATATTCAACCCTTATGGTGTCAGAGAGAAACCAATTTTTTATTGCTTTTACCTATCGCCCCTTACAGAAAAAAAACGTTAATTTTCAGTGTTTAACTATCTTTTTCCGCCATTAATTTTTCAATTTCTTCGGGAGACATTTTTTCTAACTGTTTAGCAAAAAAAGCGTCATCATAATCTTTAACCTGCTTATGATAAGTCATGTTATTTGTGAAAACCCGAAATAAATAAGTGACTACCCAGCCAATTAAACCTAAAACTAATAAAACTTGACTCCAAATACCCGCATCATAGGCATCAAAACCAAGATATTGAAATATTATATAAATAATGCCCCCCGCAACAAACACGGCAAAGGCAATTAAAATAGCATCTATTCTTCTCATAAATTAATTATTTTTGTGTTAGCTTAACTCACGACGACGAGGACGGAAATTCAGAAAAGGACTTAATAAAAGCATTCCGGGGAAAGAAAAGAACACCATAAAATACATAAAAGCTCTTTCAAAAGAACTAGCAACATACCATCTTTGATTAAGATAAAAGTAAACTCCTGCAGGAATGATTAATAGATATAAGCCGCTTAAAGTTAGATATAGTGATGCGGTAATGATGGTTTCTAAGTCAATATTTTCTAAGTTTAATAAGTTTTCCATTATCTATATAGTTTTATCGTTAAGGTTTTGTTCTATCTTATTAGATTACTATATTTTCAAACCATCTACTCTTTTAGATTGGGTGAGCTTTAGTCATCATTTTGAAGATAAATAGCAATTATGTCTGTAGGCAGATTATTAATTAAATTACTGTAACCCTTTGTGTAATAACTTTTTAATTCAGGAATGGTTAAATTTTGTTGATGTTGTCTCAAATACTCTATCAGTTTTTCCTCTTGCCACCCAAATTTGTCTATGGCAACTATGGTTAGTCTTTCTAGGGAATTTAATTTATTTAAGCTCTTATTTAAGAAATAAATCAGGGGAATATATTTTTTTAATAAATCATAATCAATAGGACTAAGATAAAAAGATTTATAAATAACATTATGTTCTTGAAAAAAATTTTTGCTTAAAGTAAAAATAACATCTCTAAGAATGGTATCTTTACTGATAGGATATTCAAGTAAATTATCAATAATATAAAACCATATTTGTTTATAATATTTATCTAAGGTAACTTTATCAATATCATTTTCTTGGGAGTCATTAATTAGCTTATGATAGCGGATAAAAATTTCCACTAAATATCTAGCCTGACTCGGATTACTTTGCCATTTCTTCCACAAAAAAATATCTGATTCTTTATGTAAGGGAATTAACAATTCATGATTGAGGTCTGAAAAAAATATATTATTACCGTTCATAATAGTGTAAAAATACAAGTTTATTGATTTATTGTGATCTAAAAAATATTTTTAAATAGCTATACATTTTAGTCTTAAATTACGTTTATTATATGAAATAATTTTAAAATAAAAAGTAAAAGATATAGTGAATTGATGATTTAAAATATAAAATTTTTAATTTTGATAACATTATTTTTCTAAGAATTATAATAATTACTCTTTATCTGTCATGCTTGTAGTTAATACTTAGGCCTTTTATAATGGTAGAAAAACCTAAAAAATTAGACTGATATGATTATAGAGGGGAGTTTGACCTTAACCAATATTTCTTTAGCGGCATTTTTCCCAGAATTAACAGATACTCTTTTCTCCACTCAGGGCATTATGGTAATGCTGTTAGTTGCTTATGGCGGTGCGATGTGGCTGTTTTTGACTAGCGCGCCAAAAGTTTATACTGTAATGGTGTCTGATTTGGTGATTGCTCAGGAATTTTATGAAAATTTATTAGGTTTACCCGTTGCAGATGTTCCTCTACACTATTACTATAACTATGAGCAAAGTTTAGGAGCAAGTGCTTTTGATCCTATTTATATGGGTTCTGGTTTTAATGATACTATGGTTAAGCCGAAGGATGGTTTATGGTATCAATTGAAAAAAAATACTCAATTACATATTATTGGCGGTGCTAGTTTAGGTTATAAAAATTGTCAACGTCATGTATGTTTCGATGGTGAATGTTTAGAAGCGTTGTTACTAAGAGTACAAGCCCGTCGTTTGAAATATAAAATTCGCAGTGAAAAACCTCTTAATTTTTTAGTAAAAGATTGGGATAATCGAGTCATTGAAATGGCAGAGGTGAATAATTAGGTTATATTTGAAGATTTTTTATACTATTAATTCTTGATGATTCAAACTAAATATAAATAAAAAATAAATTGATCATCTTGTTTATTAACTATACCTATATTTTATTTTAATTTATCTTTGCGAATTATGGGCAAATATGATAATTGAAAGAGAATTTGAGATCATAATTTGAGTGTTTTAAAAAATTTTTCTTGTTTCCATAGCCTGACTATATATCTTTATATTTTTCTACCAAGTATAATTAATGTCTTATTCTCCGTTTTATTCTTTACAAGAAGGTAATTGGTTTAAGTTGATTTGTGGTGCAAGTTATCAACATTTACCTTCTATTCGTAATTTAGCACTGATTTATACTCTTGCAGGGGCGGATTGTATTGATATGGCGGCGGATAGGGCTGTGATTCATAGTGCATTGGAGGGAATTAAGAAAGCGCAGGATTTATTTGTAGAGGCTAAAAATCAAGGCTATGATTCTCATTTTTCTCCCTTTGTAATGGTTAGTATTAATGATGGTGAAGACCCCCATTTTCGCAAAGCCTACTTCAATCCTAATCTTTGTCCTATAGATTGTCCTCGCCCCTGTGAGTCAATTTGCCCGGCGGATGCTATTACATTTTCTTCTATGTATCGGGGGGTAAAGTCAGATTTATGTTATGGTTGTGGGCGTTGTTTACCGATTTGTCCTCTTAACTTAATCCAAACTGAATCTATTTTTATTACTATTGATACCATTGTGGAATGGTTGGATATTTTACCTATAGATGCGATCGAAATTCATACTCAGGAAGGTCATTTTTCTCAATTTATATCTGTTTGGAAAAAATTACAGCCTCATTTATCTAAATTAAAAATAATTGCAATTAGTTGTCCTTATACATCCAATATAATGGATTATTTACAAAAGATTTCTGATTTTATTTCTCCCTTAGAAATTCCTTTAATTTGGCAGACGGATGGGCGCCCTATGAGTGGCGATATAGGAGAAGGCACAACCCATTTAACCATTAAATATGCTCAGAAATTAATGAATAGCAATCTGAAAGGATTTATACAGTTAGCAGGAGGGACAAACGAATATACTATCAAAAAATTGTCTGAATTAAATTTAACTTCTAAGGTGGCAGGAATTGCTTTTGGCAGTAAAGGAAGAAAAATTATTGCTGATGTGTTGCAAGAGCTAGAAAATATTTCGACGACTAATCAAATCGAAAATTACCCTGATTTACTTTGGAAGGGGGTTGAAATAGCTAGTAGTTTGGTGTCACCCTTGAAATTAGCTTCTGTAAGTTAAGTTTGGAGTTCACAAGTATGCTAGGATGGAAAGGCTAAAACAGTGAACTTATCGACAAGAAAAGCTGATGAATATTGCTATCATTGCCAGTGTGATTCTCGGTATTCTTTTACTAATTATGACGGTGTTGTTTATTTTCCGCATAATTCTCACTTGGTATCCTAATATTGATCTAACTCAATTTCCTTACAGTTTAGCTTATATACCTACTGAGCCTTTTTTAGCTTTTACCAGAAAAATAGTGCCTCCTTTGGGGGGTATTGACATCAGCCCTGTTATTTGGTTGGGAATTATCACTCTGTTACGAGAAATTTTACTAGGTCAACAAGGTATTATTACTTTAGCTTTGAGGGGAATGTAGTTCCAAAAATTCTATCTTAAATATCAAAAGAGGACTCCCGTTGCATTTGACAAAAAAGAAATACACTACAAATCCTTTAGTCCTGACGAAAGGAAGGAACTGGGAGATGAATTTTTGACCAACCAAAAAAAATGTCTGTAGGACATCCTTATTCTTGAGGAGTTTTTTGGGTTTCCACATATTTTTTTAGCTGACTGACAGTGACACCACCACAACTTGCCACAAAATAAGCACCCGTCCAAAAATACGGTTTATTGTCGAAATATTTACTAGCCAACTCTGGAAAATCTCGTCTAATCAATCGACTGCTAACAGTTTTTAGATTAGCAATCAATTTAGATAAAGATATATCAGGTTTGTAATCAATCAGTAAATGTACATGGTCTGACTCCCCATTAAATTCAACTA
This is a stretch of genomic DNA from Cyanobacterium aponinum PCC 10605. It encodes these proteins:
- the trpA gene encoding tryptophan synthase subunit alpha, whose translation is MSSISQRFAELKKQNKCALIPFITAGDPNLATTEKAIQILVEKGADFIELGVPYSDPLADGPVIQAAATRALKKGVCLEDVLRIVRNLKGKIEIPIILFTYYNPIFYRGAENFLGMIAEAGVKGLVVPDLPLEEAEGFLNTAQKKGIEVILLVAPTSPMERIKHIAEKSQGFIYLVSVTGVTGVRSEVQSRVKDLIAQLKTVTDKPIGVGFGISEPSQATQIKDWGADGVIVGSAFVKKLNNGNQEEGLSAIASLCSDLKQAII
- the ndk gene encoding nucleoside-diphosphate kinase, with product MERTFIMIKPDGVQRNLVGEIIKRFEQKGFTLAGLKLMQVSRELAEKHYDVHKERPFFNSLVEFIVSSPVVAMVWQGEGVVASARKLIGATDPLAAEPGTIRGDFGIEIGRNIIHGSDAIETAQREISLWFSEEEICSWENSMKPWLKE
- a CDS encoding DUF3007 family protein translates to MRRIDAILIAFAVFVAGGIIYIIFQYLGFDAYDAGIWSQVLLVLGLIGWVVTYLFRVFTNNMTYHKQVKDYDDAFFAKQLEKMSPEEIEKLMAEKDS
- a CDS encoding YggT family protein, whose translation is MNIAIIASVILGILLLIMTVLFIFRIILTWYPNIDLTQFPYSLAYIPTEPFLAFTRKIVPPLGGIDISPVIWLGIITLLREILLGQQGIITLALRGM
- the ldpA gene encoding circadian clock protein LdpA, which codes for MSYSPFYSLQEGNWFKLICGASYQHLPSIRNLALIYTLAGADCIDMAADRAVIHSALEGIKKAQDLFVEAKNQGYDSHFSPFVMVSINDGEDPHFRKAYFNPNLCPIDCPRPCESICPADAITFSSMYRGVKSDLCYGCGRCLPICPLNLIQTESIFITIDTIVEWLDILPIDAIEIHTQEGHFSQFISVWKKLQPHLSKLKIIAISCPYTSNIMDYLQKISDFISPLEIPLIWQTDGRPMSGDIGEGTTHLTIKYAQKLMNSNLKGFIQLAGGTNEYTIKKLSELNLTSKVAGIAFGSKGRKIIADVLQELENISTTNQIENYPDLLWKGVEIASSLVSPLKLASVS
- the tnpA gene encoding IS200/IS605 family transposase, producing the protein MSSNYNKGFRSVYKLTAHVVLVTKYRKKAISEKILLRLKEIFTETLIKWECDLVEFNGESDHVHLLIDYKPDISLSKLIANLKTVSSRLIRRDFPELASKYFDNKPYFWTGAYFVASCGGVTVSQLKKYVETQKTPQE
- a CDS encoding peptidylprolyl isomerase, coding for MKLNWWKRLLKNAITKWRCAIATLLIAIITIINPVGLHPAQAILAQGDAITDPEAILRYALPIDNDIIRQIQGDIEKISRNLRAKRWAPVEKDVRNAAFLLKLHQDDLVQSVPEELQPKAKELVTAITEDVAKLQELVEKQDKEQVYLTRARILDNITELEEDMVTGYPFTVPEEYANLPQLLGRATVEVETTQGNLTIVVDGYSAPVTGGNFVDLVERKFYDGLPFIRAEDYYVLQTGDPEGEEVGFIDPDTNKYRAIPLEVLVKGESEPLYGFTTEDVGMYLAQPVLPFNAYGAVALARPSTDPNGGSSQFFFFKFDTEVTPPGYNLMDGRFAVFGYVTEGADVLEKLTAEDKIISAHVIEGKENLVEPQQS
- the ndhL gene encoding NAD(P)H-quinone oxidoreductase subunit L; translation: MENLLNLENIDLETIITASLYLTLSGLYLLIIPAGVYFYLNQRWYVASSFERAFMYFMVFFSFPGMLLLSPFLNFRPRRRELS
- a CDS encoding L-threonylcarbamoyladenylate synthase, which codes for MPLVNLDTLIEKAIASQVVSFPTDTLPALAVKPSHSELIFELKQRSLEKPLILMTSSIEEIWQYVKGTPEELNIWQNLAQQHLPGALTMVLPASDKIPPTMNPLNPHSIGVRVPKDAIAQEILGKTGALATTSANLSGESALTDMYDIADKFPSVYALEVKNLKISGIASTVVKWTGSDWQILRQGQISIDN